One Candidatus Nitrososphaera evergladensis SR1 genomic window carries:
- the hemB gene encoding porphobilinogen synthase translates to MKTRKNSSNNNSGFPDVRLRRLRKTPAIRDLFQETHLSVKDLIAPIFVEEGLKKPQDIGSMPDIKRLPLSSLSKEVEELSDLGVRAIILFGLPAEKDDKGSQAFADKGIVQKSVEQVRKHFGDKIAVITDVCLCQYTSHGHCGIVIDGGKIDNDSSASTLGRVAVSQARAGADIVAPSAMMDGQVRAIRSALDDAGFSDTAIMSYSSKQASPLFAPFRDAAHSAPEFGDRKTYQMPFTNPRESMREIEQDISEGVDAIIIKPAIPNLDLIYQASEATSLPICAYSVSGEYALIKAAAMEGWIDENAVMTEFLTGIKRAGADMIITYQAKKMAKLLSE, encoded by the coding sequence ATGAAGACGAGAAAAAACAGCAGCAACAATAACAGCGGCTTTCCGGACGTCAGGCTCAGGCGCCTCAGAAAGACGCCGGCAATCCGCGACTTGTTCCAGGAAACCCACCTTTCAGTCAAGGACCTTATAGCGCCAATTTTCGTCGAAGAAGGCCTGAAAAAGCCGCAGGACATTGGCTCGATGCCGGACATCAAGCGCCTGCCGCTGTCAAGCCTGTCAAAAGAAGTGGAGGAGCTGTCCGACCTTGGCGTCAGGGCGATAATCCTCTTTGGCCTGCCGGCAGAAAAGGACGACAAGGGCTCGCAGGCGTTTGCAGACAAGGGCATCGTCCAGAAATCAGTCGAGCAGGTGCGCAAGCACTTTGGCGACAAGATAGCAGTGATTACAGACGTCTGCCTTTGCCAGTACACGTCGCACGGCCACTGCGGCATCGTAATAGACGGTGGCAAGATAGACAACGATTCAAGCGCAAGCACGCTTGGCAGGGTGGCCGTGAGCCAGGCAAGGGCCGGCGCCGACATTGTCGCGCCTTCTGCAATGATGGACGGGCAGGTGCGCGCAATACGCAGCGCCCTTGACGACGCAGGGTTTTCAGACACGGCGATAATGAGCTATTCGTCAAAGCAGGCGTCGCCACTCTTTGCGCCGTTTCGTGATGCGGCTCACTCGGCTCCCGAGTTTGGCGACCGCAAGACGTACCAGATGCCCTTTACCAACCCACGCGAGTCGATGCGGGAAATCGAGCAGGACATTTCAGAAGGCGTGGATGCGATCATAATAAAGCCAGCCATACCGAACCTTGACCTGATCTACCAGGCAAGTGAGGCGACAAGCCTGCCGATATGCGCATACAGCGTGTCAGGCGAGTACGCGCTCATAAAGGCAGCTGCGATGGAAGGATGGATAGACGAAAACGCGGTGATGACAGAATTCTTGACAGGAATAAAGAGGGCCGGCGCCGACATGATAATAACGTACCAGGCCAAAAAGATGGCAAAACTCTTGTCAGAATAG
- the hemA gene encoding glutamyl-tRNA reductase: MTAAIKTHDSSHFALPVQVVNARVTYKNAPIHLLEKFTFKDVEAAHRAFVDKAGVDECVILQTCNRVEVFVAAKNADEAKVMGQWAEAAGLEKKDLASVEVSTGKEAVLHLMKLASGLDSLVVGENQILGQVRRAFEYSRANRYANANLAAIFDRALKVGSRVRTATGINKGNVSIASVAVNLADEYFDDLKTKRVMLIGSGEAASLVAKVLKNSGVDFMVTSRTYERARSFSETVAGKPVPFDTALNMLGQLDLIFVASTAPYFLITYERLQEAVKGRKDAVMIFDLSNPRTVDEKVATIHGVKLINMDQIAELVEKNMRSRMKEAHAAEKMIEGEMKSVDGMMKRMKAEPVVVSVFKSVDAIRERELKKALSMLGKKAGSDDNDAKVIEQLSYAIVEGILSTPMNYLRKEIEEGDMESEELMKIVAKMFKYEDEKKQQQQ, encoded by the coding sequence ATGACAGCGGCAATAAAGACGCACGACTCTTCCCACTTTGCGCTGCCTGTTCAGGTTGTCAACGCACGCGTCACGTACAAGAACGCGCCGATACACCTTTTGGAGAAATTCACGTTCAAAGACGTCGAGGCCGCGCACAGGGCGTTTGTGGACAAGGCAGGCGTCGACGAGTGCGTTATACTGCAGACTTGCAACCGCGTCGAGGTGTTTGTGGCGGCAAAGAATGCCGACGAGGCCAAGGTCATGGGACAGTGGGCAGAGGCAGCCGGCCTTGAGAAAAAAGACCTTGCAAGCGTGGAGGTCAGCACCGGCAAGGAAGCGGTGCTCCACCTGATGAAGCTGGCCTCCGGCCTTGACTCGCTCGTGGTGGGCGAAAACCAGATCCTGGGGCAGGTCAGGCGCGCATTTGAATATTCACGCGCAAACCGCTATGCAAACGCAAACCTTGCGGCGATATTTGACAGGGCGCTCAAGGTGGGAAGCAGGGTGAGGACGGCAACCGGCATCAACAAGGGCAACGTCTCGATTGCGTCAGTCGCCGTGAACCTTGCCGACGAGTACTTTGACGACTTGAAGACAAAAAGGGTGATGCTGATAGGCTCCGGCGAGGCGGCAAGCCTTGTGGCAAAGGTATTGAAAAACAGCGGAGTCGACTTTATGGTCACAAGCAGGACGTACGAGCGGGCAAGGTCGTTTTCAGAGACGGTTGCCGGCAAGCCCGTGCCGTTTGACACCGCTCTCAACATGCTTGGCCAGCTTGACCTGATATTCGTGGCGTCGACTGCCCCGTACTTTCTCATCACGTACGAGAGGCTGCAGGAAGCGGTAAAGGGCCGTAAGGACGCCGTGATGATATTTGACCTGTCAAACCCAAGGACGGTCGACGAAAAGGTAGCGACCATCCACGGCGTGAAGCTGATAAACATGGACCAGATAGCCGAGCTTGTGGAGAAGAACATGCGCTCCCGCATGAAGGAGGCGCACGCCGCCGAGAAAATGATCGAAGGTGAGATGAAGTCAGTCGATGGCATGATGAAGCGCATGAAGGCCGAGCCGGTGGTAGTGTCGGTTTTCAAGAGCGTCGACGCAATACGCGAGCGCGAGCTGAAAAAAGCGCTTTCTATGCTTGGCAAAAAGGCCGGTTCTGACGACAATGACGCCAAGGTCATCGAGCAGCTGTCGTACGCAATAGTCGAGGGCATACTCTCGACGCCGATGAACTATTTGCGCAAGGAGATAGAGGAAGGCGACATGGAAAGCGAAGAGCTGATGAAAATAGTAGCCAAGATGTTCAAGTATGAAGACGAGAAAAAACAGCAGCAACAATAA
- a CDS encoding precorrin-2 dehydrogenase/sirohydrochlorin ferrochelatase family protein — translation MIVDLNLKDKHAIVIGGGTEGVRKVNALLGQGCRITVISNRFNKYLRDQEKAGKIETVKATLKDASILDGYDSPFLVLASTDDRELNRKLCQKGREKGAFVYSVDDPPYSDFSYASVINIEGVMQVAISTSGKSPIMARQVRIRAERILRRVIKKSDIENARLQEFARNAAKPKLKTVEQRKEFLYSILYDRRIQNLIKEDKMEGAKSATLELLQEWVKKSK, via the coding sequence TTGATAGTTGACCTGAACCTCAAGGACAAGCACGCCATAGTGATAGGCGGAGGCACAGAGGGAGTCAGAAAGGTCAACGCGCTTTTGGGACAGGGCTGCAGGATAACTGTGATCAGCAACCGATTTAACAAATACCTGCGCGACCAGGAAAAGGCAGGCAAGATCGAAACGGTCAAGGCAACGCTGAAGGACGCAAGCATTCTTGACGGCTATGACAGCCCGTTTTTGGTGCTTGCATCCACCGACGACAGGGAGCTGAACCGCAAGCTGTGCCAGAAAGGGCGGGAAAAGGGCGCGTTTGTGTATTCGGTCGATGACCCGCCGTACAGCGATTTCTCTTACGCTTCCGTCATCAACATCGAAGGCGTGATGCAGGTCGCCATTTCTACTTCTGGCAAGAGCCCCATAATGGCAAGGCAGGTGCGCATACGCGCCGAGCGCATACTGAGGCGCGTCATAAAAAAGTCAGACATTGAAAACGCCAGATTGCAAGAGTTTGCAAGGAATGCGGCAAAGCCTAAGCTGAAAACCGTGGAGCAGAGAAAGGAATTCCTCTATTCGATTCTTTATGATCGGCGCATCCAGAACCTTATTAAGGAAGACAAGATGGAGGGTGCTAAAAGCGCGACGCTTGAGCTATTGCAAGAGTGGGTGAAAAAGAGCAAATGA
- a CDS encoding transcription elongation factor Spt5, which produces MSDPREDQGEDLDEISFDNEDNNQNLEDTEAQRQQQGKGAGAKEEKPASTAAAAAAPQSDKPASDSRFFAIRTTGGQERMVADMLYTKVTAKKIGIRSVMVLDSFKGYIIVEAPDANVAYEGLAGIRHVRGQIRGDLPFKDIEGYLVKKPTVTELSIDDTVEVIAGPFKGMKAKITRVDYEKQEATVVLLDSPYQIPVTVDANYLKKAGH; this is translated from the coding sequence ATGAGCGATCCGAGAGAGGACCAAGGGGAGGATCTAGACGAGATCTCTTTTGATAATGAAGATAATAATCAAAATTTAGAAGATACAGAGGCTCAACGACAGCAGCAGGGCAAAGGGGCAGGCGCGAAGGAAGAAAAGCCGGCTTCTACAGCAGCTGCCGCCGCAGCGCCACAGAGCGACAAGCCGGCAAGCGACAGCAGGTTCTTTGCCATACGCACCACAGGAGGGCAGGAGCGCATGGTCGCAGACATGCTCTATACCAAGGTCACGGCCAAAAAGATAGGCATACGCTCTGTCATGGTGCTTGACAGCTTTAAAGGCTACATCATTGTCGAAGCGCCGGACGCAAACGTTGCATATGAGGGCCTTGCAGGCATCAGGCACGTGCGCGGCCAGATCCGGGGCGACCTGCCGTTCAAAGACATTGAAGGCTACCTCGTAAAGAAGCCTACTGTCACGGAGCTTAGCATCGACGACACGGTAGAGGTCATCGCCGGCCCGTTCAAGGGCATGAAGGCCAAGATAACCCGCGTCGACTATGAAAAGCAGGAAGCAACAGTCGTGCTTTTAGACTCGCCTTACCAGATACCCGTCACGGTGGATGCCAACTATCTGAAGAAGGCAGGTCACTAG
- a CDS encoding D-aminoacyl-tRNA deacylase yields MRDFILVASSQDLAGVTMSDYLRSKQGFAPDGLHDRKEGQSFSSPAHSSAKLYVANESLLTLETLDTTYPDARAFVFLSKHRSDSGIPTLTCHCTGNFADAPFGGNPKEMAVALPSLQKAYLKAITNAQVPGYDVIIEATHHGPTSLKKPVLFVELGSSEKQWADRGAAKAMCDSLLAVLANGIKPCEKVAVAIGGTHYPTKFNKLLLESEFGLAAVASKHALDAIDEAMLAQMIEKSVEKVTHIVLDAKGLGSHKDRIMRLAENTGLAVLKV; encoded by the coding sequence TTGAGAGATTTCATACTTGTTGCCTCAAGCCAGGATCTTGCCGGAGTGACCATGTCTGACTATCTAAGATCCAAGCAGGGATTTGCGCCGGACGGCCTGCACGACAGAAAAGAGGGGCAGTCGTTTTCTTCGCCTGCGCACAGCAGTGCCAAGCTGTACGTGGCAAACGAATCCCTGCTGACTCTGGAGACGCTTGACACGACGTATCCTGATGCAAGGGCATTTGTGTTCCTCTCAAAGCACAGGTCGGACAGCGGCATACCGACGCTTACCTGCCACTGTACGGGCAACTTTGCGGACGCGCCTTTCGGCGGCAACCCAAAAGAGATGGCAGTTGCCCTGCCGAGCCTGCAAAAGGCGTACCTAAAGGCGATAACGAATGCTCAAGTGCCCGGCTATGACGTGATTATCGAGGCAACGCACCACGGGCCAACGTCGCTGAAAAAGCCCGTGCTTTTTGTGGAGCTTGGGTCGTCAGAAAAGCAGTGGGCCGACAGGGGTGCCGCAAAGGCGATGTGCGACTCTCTTCTTGCCGTGCTTGCAAACGGGATCAAGCCGTGCGAAAAGGTGGCAGTCGCAATCGGGGGCACCCACTATCCAACAAAATTCAACAAGCTGTTGCTAGAGTCCGAGTTTGGGCTTGCGGCCGTTGCGTCCAAGCACGCGCTGGATGCAATCGACGAAGCAATGCTTGCGCAGATGATCGAAAAAAGTGTCGAGAAGGTGACGCACATTGTGCTTGACGCAAAGGGCCTTGGGAGCCACAAGGACCGCATAATGCGGCTGGCTGAAAACACCGGCCTTGCAGTCCTAAAAGTTTGA
- a CDS encoding MGMT family protein: MKTGRRLDAKDVYDLLRTVPEGQVTTYGDLAKALGFPRAARAIGRIMNANPDPIVVPCHRVVASDGGIGGYGFGIKMKKEILTKEGLLFDGDMIVDFEKKRAVLKLKRKK; this comes from the coding sequence ATGAAAACTGGTCGTCGGCTTGACGCAAAGGACGTTTACGACCTCTTGAGGACCGTGCCGGAAGGGCAGGTCACGACGTACGGGGATCTTGCAAAGGCGCTTGGGTTTCCAAGGGCGGCAAGGGCAATCGGCAGGATAATGAATGCAAACCCTGACCCGATAGTGGTCCCGTGCCACCGGGTAGTGGCGTCAGACGGGGGCATAGGAGGCTATGGGTTTGGCATAAAGATGAAGAAGGAAATCCTGACAAAGGAAGGGTTGCTTTTTGACGGCGACATGATTGTGGATTTTGAAAAGAAAAGAGCAGTGCTAAAATTAAAAAGGAAAAAGTAG
- a CDS encoding 50S ribosomal protein L19e → MVVNIRKKRELVARILGVGVNRVRFEPDKLEDVADSITRDNIRSLVKSGAIWTVKPKGTSRGRAEEKRSVWKKMHGKGQGSKKGKKTARIGKKEVYVVRVRSMRYHLRVMKERKDITNEIYWNLYKQVNGGHVRSLAHLRDLVKEAKTR, encoded by the coding sequence ATGGTCGTCAACATCCGCAAAAAACGCGAGCTTGTCGCAAGGATTCTCGGCGTGGGCGTAAACCGCGTGCGCTTTGAGCCGGACAAGCTTGAAGACGTCGCCGATTCTATCACCCGCGACAACATCCGCTCGCTGGTCAAGAGCGGCGCCATATGGACCGTCAAGCCAAAGGGCACTTCAAGGGGCAGGGCGGAAGAAAAGCGCTCTGTCTGGAAAAAGATGCACGGCAAGGGCCAGGGTTCCAAAAAGGGCAAAAAGACCGCAAGGATAGGCAAAAAAGAAGTGTACGTCGTGCGCGTCAGGTCGATGCGCTACCACCTTCGCGTCATGAAGGAGCGCAAGGACATCACAAACGAGATCTACTGGAACCTCTACAAGCAGGTAAACGGCGGTCACGTCAGGTCGCTTGCGCACCTGCGCGACCTCGTAAAGGAAGCCAAGACCCGCTAG
- a CDS encoding 50S ribosomal protein L32e — MVINGELLAARKKVASKRPKFVRQESWRYDRLAENWRKPKGKDNKMRKQKGGYPALVKVGYRGPKAARGLHPSGYTDNIVYNVADLSGLDAKKDAVRLAHTVGTRKRKEIIEQAAKAGFKILNAGKLAPKKEEGEAVETGEEKQ; from the coding sequence ATGGTGATTAACGGAGAGTTACTTGCCGCAAGGAAAAAGGTCGCCAGCAAGCGCCCCAAGTTCGTCCGGCAGGAGAGCTGGAGGTACGACAGGCTTGCAGAAAACTGGCGCAAACCAAAGGGCAAGGACAACAAGATGAGAAAGCAAAAGGGCGGATACCCGGCCCTGGTCAAGGTCGGCTACCGCGGCCCCAAGGCTGCAAGAGGCCTTCACCCGTCAGGCTACACCGATAACATCGTCTACAACGTCGCAGACCTTTCCGGTCTTGATGCCAAAAAGGACGCTGTCAGGCTCGCACACACTGTCGGAACCCGCAAGCGCAAAGAGATAATCGAGCAGGCGGCAAAGGCAGGCTTTAAGATCCTAAACGCAGGCAAGCTTGCTCCAAAGAAAGAGGAAGGAGAAGCAGTAGAAACAGGGGAGGAGAAGCAGTAG
- a CDS encoding metallophosphoesterase family protein — protein MSQIVRLSATAGPSEFSQVLEQGISALKEEQKRGAIAGGTVTGGLVEIKDYDQLVVLSDLHGDSQALFQILDAVNYEKFLSGPENKMVFLGDYVDRGSDSIGVLYAICYLKHAHPDSVILMRGNHEAPSEFPFPSHDLPYDIEDRFGAGAKAIYGRILALFGLLTLATVVQGRLLLVHGGLPTDALGDWRQAIATAQKSHLKNRVMEELLWNDPRPLGEEWEPSWRGIGRHFGSAVTKRWLADTNTKVVVRGHEPCHGYRIDHHSMMLTLFSCRQAYPGFGAAYISAGKNDLDSVNDADDLAKFVKKLPQS, from the coding sequence TTGTCGCAGATTGTGCGCCTTTCTGCCACCGCCGGGCCATCCGAGTTTTCGCAGGTGCTAGAGCAAGGCATCTCTGCGTTGAAGGAAGAGCAAAAACGCGGCGCAATCGCAGGCGGGACAGTCACGGGCGGGCTTGTCGAGATTAAAGACTACGATCAACTTGTCGTATTAAGCGACCTGCATGGCGACTCTCAGGCGCTCTTTCAGATACTTGATGCGGTAAATTATGAAAAGTTCCTGTCAGGCCCTGAAAACAAGATGGTCTTTCTTGGCGACTATGTGGACAGGGGAAGCGACTCGATAGGCGTGCTGTACGCCATATGCTACCTAAAGCACGCACACCCTGATTCTGTGATCTTGATGCGTGGAAACCACGAAGCGCCATCCGAGTTTCCGTTCCCGTCCCACGATCTGCCTTATGACATAGAAGACAGGTTTGGCGCAGGCGCAAAGGCAATCTATGGCAGGATTCTTGCGCTCTTTGGGCTCCTAACCCTTGCCACCGTAGTGCAGGGCAGGCTCTTGCTGGTGCACGGCGGCCTGCCGACCGATGCCCTGGGAGACTGGAGGCAGGCAATAGCAACCGCGCAGAAAAGCCACCTGAAAAACAGGGTGATGGAAGAACTGCTGTGGAACGATCCTCGCCCGCTTGGAGAAGAGTGGGAGCCTTCGTGGAGGGGAATAGGCAGGCACTTTGGGAGTGCAGTCACCAAGCGGTGGCTTGCAGATACAAACACCAAGGTCGTAGTCCGCGGCCACGAGCCGTGTCACGGCTACAGGATAGACCACCACAGCATGATGCTGACCCTTTTTTCGTGCAGGCAAGCGTATCCCGGCTTTGGCGCGGCGTATATTTCGGCAGGCAAGAACGATCTTGACTCTGTTAATGACGCAGATGATCTGGCAAAATTCGTGAAAAAGCTGCCGCAATCATGA
- the rnz gene encoding ribonuclease Z: MAANMQMVFLGTSSAAPTPERGLSSIAIMRDGELLLFDAGEGMQRNFIKAGLGMNRKMKVFVTHMHADHCVGLLGLLQTMSLQGREKRLDIYGQPRLKEFLLENMRIINFGLTFEVAIHTIEGEGVVVQESDYRITCCEARHSVPALSYRLDESDRPGAFNVELVKKMGIPEGELYSKLQHGQDIEYNGKTVRSADVLGPPRPGRKIGISGDTRPTDKLTKFFSGCDVLVFESTYTHDKLAKALETSHSTATEAATVARQAGAKKLFLTHFSARYDETSALVKEASAIHADVEAAEDLKQVDIPYLSS; this comes from the coding sequence ATGGCAGCAAACATGCAGATGGTTTTCCTTGGCACTTCATCAGCCGCGCCAACTCCGGAGCGGGGGCTTTCATCCATCGCCATAATGCGCGACGGCGAGCTATTGCTGTTTGACGCCGGCGAGGGCATGCAGCGCAACTTCATCAAGGCCGGCCTTGGCATGAACCGCAAGATGAAGGTGTTTGTCACTCACATGCACGCAGACCACTGCGTTGGCCTGCTTGGGCTCTTGCAGACAATGTCTCTTCAGGGGCGCGAAAAGAGGCTTGACATCTACGGCCAGCCGCGCCTGAAGGAATTCCTGCTTGAGAACATGAGGATAATCAACTTTGGCCTGACCTTTGAGGTCGCAATCCACACTATCGAAGGCGAAGGCGTCGTCGTACAGGAAAGCGACTACAGGATAACGTGCTGCGAGGCCAGGCACTCTGTACCGGCCCTTTCGTACAGGCTGGACGAGTCTGACAGGCCGGGAGCCTTTAACGTGGAGCTCGTGAAAAAGATGGGCATACCGGAAGGCGAGCTGTACAGCAAGCTGCAGCACGGGCAGGACATTGAGTACAACGGCAAGACGGTCAGGTCGGCCGACGTACTCGGCCCTCCAAGGCCGGGCAGAAAGATAGGCATATCCGGCGACACAAGGCCGACTGACAAATTGACAAAATTTTTTTCAGGGTGCGACGTGCTGGTGTTCGAGTCGACGTACACCCACGACAAGCTTGCAAAGGCGCTTGAGACCTCGCACTCGACTGCCACAGAAGCAGCAACTGTCGCCAGGCAGGCTGGCGCAAAAAAGCTGTTTCTTACACACTTTAGCGCCCGCTACGACGAAACGTCTGCATTGGTAAAGGAAGCGTCTGCGATCCACGCAGACGTTGAAGCTGCCGAAGACCTAAAGCAAGTCGACATCCCGTATCTTTCGTCATGA
- a CDS encoding ribose-phosphate diphosphokinase, with amino-acid sequence MAADISSIVAGPSSPELAAGIAKHLGAKLVSAELRVFSDGESKIRLTASIGKKCAVVQSAYPPTDTHLLQAMMMIKKCADDGAEVCAVIPYLAYARQDRAFLEGESVSVALVAKLLAAAGAKSVVTVDIHSEAALAFFSSITNVSSMPLLAAHAASLKLKDALVVSPDTGGIPRAQQFARLLKTDMTALKKSRDRTTGEVTVEQRIDMDVSGRDAILIDDMISSGGSIVKAAEVLRKNGAGKIYAMCAHALLIGDAASKIAAAGVQEIIATNSIPGRHAKVDLSKALAEAVRKALLL; translated from the coding sequence TTGGCGGCCGACATTTCCTCCATAGTTGCAGGTCCCTCCTCGCCCGAGCTTGCCGCCGGCATTGCAAAACACCTTGGCGCCAAGCTCGTATCGGCGGAACTGCGTGTTTTTTCCGACGGCGAGAGCAAGATCAGGCTTACAGCAAGCATTGGCAAAAAATGCGCCGTCGTGCAGTCGGCCTACCCGCCCACCGACACCCACCTTCTGCAGGCCATGATGATGATAAAAAAGTGCGCCGATGATGGCGCCGAGGTATGCGCCGTGATACCGTACCTTGCCTATGCAAGGCAGGACAGGGCTTTTTTGGAAGGCGAGTCAGTGAGCGTGGCGCTGGTCGCAAAGCTGCTTGCGGCTGCTGGAGCCAAGTCAGTAGTTACCGTCGACATCCATAGTGAAGCAGCCCTTGCCTTCTTTTCAAGCATCACCAACGTTTCTTCGATGCCACTTCTGGCGGCCCATGCGGCAAGCCTAAAGCTCAAAGACGCGCTCGTGGTGTCGCCGGACACAGGGGGCATTCCAAGGGCGCAGCAATTTGCAAGGCTGCTAAAAACAGACATGACCGCCCTGAAAAAATCCCGCGACAGGACCACGGGCGAAGTCACGGTGGAGCAAAGGATAGATATGGACGTTTCAGGCCGCGATGCGATACTTATTGACGACATGATAAGCAGCGGGGGAAGCATCGTCAAGGCGGCGGAGGTGCTGCGCAAAAACGGCGCAGGCAAGATATACGCCATGTGCGCGCACGCGCTGCTGATAGGCGACGCTGCCTCAAAGATAGCGGCGGCAGGCGTCCAGGAGATAATCGCCACCAACTCCATACCGGGCAGGCACGCCAAAGTCGACCTGAGCAAGGCGCTTGCAGAGGCCGTGCGGAAAGCCCTTCTTTTGTGA
- a CDS encoding CFI-box-CTERM domain-containing protein has product MRGLLAIPAIVAMLLLVIAMQYAAAAEEGNFTFHNETKYVDESKILHIYGEIKNESTTTAMKNILITASFYDATGALLSQSQQAPKLRVINPGSVAPFDMVFLDTANAGKVASYSLSARGQPTETKPASLTITSSNSRLDVLGLYYINVGIRNDGNQTVTNPIAIATLYDSAGKVVAIGEAPAESESRVVEDMAPGDRGGSGIVVSERLQTYKAASYALVADSDQYVSDVAKYKAAGPGANSGTPANGTQSGCLIATAAFESELAPQVQELRNFRDGLALKTMAGASFMNVFNGWYYSFSPHVADYEREQDWLKSTVRTSVYPLLGILDLSTSVFHALSFNNEAAIVGAGLTASSLIGLLYFAPLSAVLAIAGRKKRWDMKYAKYALVIAWAASLAAVAAGEAAASTEVLMFGTALLVLSAISTVVLAVVRVARFRL; this is encoded by the coding sequence ATGCGCGGCCTGCTTGCGATCCCTGCAATCGTTGCTATGCTATTACTGGTTATTGCAATGCAGTATGCCGCGGCGGCCGAAGAAGGGAACTTTACCTTCCACAACGAAACCAAGTACGTGGACGAGAGCAAGATATTGCACATCTATGGCGAAATAAAGAACGAATCGACGACTACCGCCATGAAGAACATCTTGATAACAGCGTCATTCTATGATGCAACCGGCGCGCTCCTTTCGCAGTCCCAGCAGGCGCCAAAACTGCGCGTGATAAACCCCGGAAGCGTTGCGCCATTTGACATGGTCTTCCTTGACACTGCAAACGCAGGCAAGGTCGCCAGTTATTCCCTTTCAGCCAGGGGCCAGCCGACAGAGACAAAGCCCGCAAGCCTGACCATAACATCGTCAAATTCGCGCCTTGACGTGCTTGGGCTGTACTACATCAACGTGGGTATTCGAAACGACGGCAACCAGACCGTGACAAACCCGATAGCGATAGCGACCCTGTACGACAGCGCCGGCAAGGTGGTGGCGATAGGCGAGGCCCCCGCGGAGAGCGAGAGCAGGGTAGTCGAGGACATGGCGCCCGGCGACAGGGGCGGCTCCGGCATAGTCGTGTCTGAGCGCCTGCAGACCTACAAGGCCGCAAGCTATGCGCTTGTAGCCGATTCTGACCAGTACGTCTCTGACGTTGCCAAGTACAAGGCTGCCGGCCCCGGGGCAAACTCTGGCACTCCTGCAAACGGCACGCAGAGCGGCTGCCTGATAGCGACTGCCGCATTTGAAAGCGAGCTTGCGCCGCAGGTACAGGAACTTCGCAATTTCCGCGACGGCCTTGCGCTCAAGACCATGGCAGGCGCAAGTTTCATGAACGTCTTTAACGGCTGGTACTACTCTTTCAGCCCCCATGTTGCAGACTATGAGCGGGAGCAGGACTGGCTCAAGAGCACAGTTCGAACGTCTGTATATCCATTGCTTGGAATACTTGACCTTAGCACGTCCGTCTTTCACGCGCTTTCGTTCAACAACGAAGCCGCCATAGTCGGCGCCGGCCTGACTGCGAGCTCGCTCATCGGCCTGCTGTACTTTGCGCCGCTGTCTGCAGTCCTCGCAATCGCCGGCAGGAAAAAGCGCTGGGACATGAAGTACGCAAAATACGCGCTTGTCATCGCATGGGCGGCTAGCCTTGCCGCAGTTGCCGCAGGCGAAGCGGCAGCCTCAACCGAAGTCCTGATGTTTGGCACCGCGCTCTTGGTGCTGTCTGCGATAAGCACGGTCGTCCTTGCGGTAGTGCGAGTAGCTAGATTCAGATTGTAA
- a CDS encoding DUF309 domain-containing protein — MQRYFVHLKNSAYTPKDAAVLLARARELADDEKAIVRDSRVSKKYIEFDTSIPDGVDISGLVGRLEKISPLASYEHIVERHVEKGEAIKRAIELFNDEKYWGTHEALEAVWKETPSGQERDLLNGVILVAAAFVHDEKDEREICMSILRRARKKLEGATGKYHGIDMDRFVERVQEILNTGIIERFTI, encoded by the coding sequence TTGCAAAGGTACTTTGTTCACCTCAAAAACAGCGCGTACACGCCCAAAGACGCCGCAGTGCTCCTTGCAAGGGCGCGCGAGCTGGCAGACGACGAAAAAGCAATAGTCCGCGACTCCCGCGTGTCAAAAAAATACATCGAGTTTGACACGAGCATCCCAGACGGCGTGGACATAAGCGGCCTCGTAGGCAGGCTTGAGAAAATCTCGCCCCTTGCCAGCTACGAGCACATCGTAGAAAGGCATGTGGAAAAAGGCGAGGCAATAAAGAGGGCGATAGAGCTTTTCAACGACGAAAAGTACTGGGGGACGCACGAGGCGCTGGAGGCCGTCTGGAAAGAGACCCCGTCAGGGCAGGAGCGCGACCTCCTAAACGGCGTGATACTCGTCGCGGCGGCGTTCGTGCACGACGAAAAGGACGAGCGAGAGATCTGCATGTCGATACTTCGGCGCGCCAGAAAAAAACTCGAAGGCGCAACGGGCAAGTACCATGGAATAGACATGGACAGGTTTGTGGAGCGGGTGCAGGAAATACTGAACACGGGCATCATAGAGCGGTTTACAATCTGA